A genomic segment from Glycine max cultivar Williams 82 chromosome 1, Glycine_max_v4.0, whole genome shotgun sequence encodes:
- the LOC100798072 gene encoding mitotic checkpoint protein BUB3.3 isoform X2 translates to MKGDWLELELEKEIGDAISRTRFAPHSNTLLISSWDSSLRLFDVDASLLRLQAPSQAPLLDCCFQDDAVAFAAASDGLIRRYDLHSGLVDTLGSHDDMATCIGYSNETCQLVTSGFDKKLLLWDMHMKKTSLCLRSLDAEVDSMSVSGFNVTVAIGASMLVYDLRYFDQPVESKEAFNGTHLRCVSSIPDAEGFAVGSVDGRVSLQISNPFSSNDIRYIFRCHPKSKDGRHYLVSVNDIAFSPLVSGAFATGDNEGYVTIWDAGSRRRLVEVSK, encoded by the exons ATGAAGGGAGATTGGTTGGAATTGGAGTTGGAGAAGGAAATAGGAGACGCCATTTCCCGAACCCGATTCGCGCCCCACTCTAACACCCTCCTCATCTCTTCTTGGGACTCC AGTCTTCGCCTCTTCGACGTCGACGCCTCTCTCCTCAGACTCCAAGCTCCCTCGCAAGCTCCCCTCCTCGATTGCTGCTTCCAGGACGACGCTGTGGCCTTCGCCGCCGCCTCTGATGGACTAATCCGAAG GTATGACTTGCATTCAGGACTTGTTGATACACTGGGTAGTCACGATGATATGGCAACATGTATTGGATATTCCAATGAAACAT GTCAGTTGGTCACATCCGGATTTGACAAAAAGTTACTGTTATGGGACATGCATATGAAGAAGACTTCTTTATGTTTGAGAAGTCTAGATGCAGAGGTGGACTCCATGTCTGTCTCTGGATTTAATGTTACCGTAGCCATTGGAGCATCAATGCTTGTTTATGATTTACGTTACTTTGACCAACCAGTTGAGTCAAAAGAGGCATTCAATGGAACACACTTAAGATGTGTCAGTTCAATTCCAGATGCAGAAG GATTCGCAGTTGGGTCTGTAGACGGACGAGTATCACTGCAGATTTCCAATCCATTCAGTTCAAACGACATTAG ATATATATTCCGGTGTCATCCAAAATCAAAGGATGGACGGCATTATTTGGTATCAGTGAACGACATTGCATTCAGTCCACT TGTATCTGGTGCCTTTGCCACTGGTGACAATGAAGGTTATGTTACCATATGGGATGCTGGAAGTAGGAGAAGACTAGTTGAG GTATCCAAATAG
- the LOC100798072 gene encoding mitotic checkpoint protein BUB3.3 isoform X1 yields MKGDWLELELEKEIGDAISRTRFAPHSNTLLISSWDSSLRLFDVDASLLRLQAPSQAPLLDCCFQDDAVAFAAASDGLIRRYDLHSGLVDTLGSHDDMATCIGYSNETCQLVTSGFDKKLLLWDMHMKKTSLCLRSLDAEVDSMSVSGFNVTVAIGASMLVYDLRYFDQPVESKEAFNGTHLRCVSSIPDAEGFAVGSVDGRVSLQISNPFSSNDIRYIFRCHPKSKDGRHYLVSVNDIAFSPLVSGAFATGDNEGYVTIWDAGSRRRLVELPRYPNSVASLSYNHTGQLLAVASSHTYQEAKEIEKPPRIFIHRVDNIDIGSISASKRS; encoded by the exons ATGAAGGGAGATTGGTTGGAATTGGAGTTGGAGAAGGAAATAGGAGACGCCATTTCCCGAACCCGATTCGCGCCCCACTCTAACACCCTCCTCATCTCTTCTTGGGACTCC AGTCTTCGCCTCTTCGACGTCGACGCCTCTCTCCTCAGACTCCAAGCTCCCTCGCAAGCTCCCCTCCTCGATTGCTGCTTCCAGGACGACGCTGTGGCCTTCGCCGCCGCCTCTGATGGACTAATCCGAAG GTATGACTTGCATTCAGGACTTGTTGATACACTGGGTAGTCACGATGATATGGCAACATGTATTGGATATTCCAATGAAACAT GTCAGTTGGTCACATCCGGATTTGACAAAAAGTTACTGTTATGGGACATGCATATGAAGAAGACTTCTTTATGTTTGAGAAGTCTAGATGCAGAGGTGGACTCCATGTCTGTCTCTGGATTTAATGTTACCGTAGCCATTGGAGCATCAATGCTTGTTTATGATTTACGTTACTTTGACCAACCAGTTGAGTCAAAAGAGGCATTCAATGGAACACACTTAAGATGTGTCAGTTCAATTCCAGATGCAGAAG GATTCGCAGTTGGGTCTGTAGACGGACGAGTATCACTGCAGATTTCCAATCCATTCAGTTCAAACGACATTAG ATATATATTCCGGTGTCATCCAAAATCAAAGGATGGACGGCATTATTTGGTATCAGTGAACGACATTGCATTCAGTCCACT TGTATCTGGTGCCTTTGCCACTGGTGACAATGAAGGTTATGTTACCATATGGGATGCTGGAAGTAGGAGAAGACTAGTTGAG TTGCCCAGGTATCCAAATAGTGTTGCATCCTTATCATACAACCACACAGGTCAGCTTCTGGCTGTAGCATCAAGCCATACTtaccaagaagcaaaggaaat AGAAAAACCACCTCGTATATTCATCCATAGAGTGGACAACATTGATATTGGATCAATTTCTGCTAGTAAGAGAAGTTGA
- the LOC113001159 gene encoding eukaryotic translation initiation factor 5A: MSDEEHHFESKADAGASKTFPQQAGTIRKNGYIVIKNRPCKVVEVSTSKTGKHGHAKCHFVGIDIFTGKKLEDIVPSSHNCDVPHVNRIDYQLIDISEDGFVSLLTETGGTKDDLRLPTDENLLTQIKDGFAEGKDLVVSVMSSMGEEQICALKDIGPK, translated from the exons ATGTCAGACGAGGAACACCACTTCGAGTCAAAGGCTGATGCTGGGGCATCAAAGACATTTCCCCAGCAAGCTGGAACCATCCGCAAAAATGGTTACATTGTCATCAAGAACAGGCCATGCAag GTTGTGGAGGTTTCCACTTCCAAAACTGGCAAGCATGGACACGCAAAGTGTCACTTTGTTGGAATTGACATATTCACTGGGAAAAAGCTTGAGGATATTGTCCCATCTTCCCATAACTGTGAT GTTCCTCATGTTAATCGCATTGACTACCAGCTCATCGACATCTCAGAGGATGGGTTT GTGAGTCTGCTGACTGAGACTGGTGGTACTAAGGATGACCTTAGGCTTCCAACCGATGAAAATCTGCTTACGCAG ATCAAGGATGGATTTGCTGAGGGCAAAGATCTGGTTGTGTCTGTTATGTCTTCCATGGGTGAGGAGCAGATTTGTGCCCTTAAGGATATTGGCCCCAAGTAA
- the LOC100499811 gene encoding MinE domain-containing protein, translating to MAISGDLRVSATLPLYRSHSPPLRTSSLPSPKVDFHPFLKGACSISEFTPKCPCLTIVRCNKRGYCKPVSAVFGGPKFTSDSVSQEAENFLLDAVKMNFFERLNLAWKIIFPSATSRKTSNARIAKQRLKMILFSDRCEVSDEAKRKIVSNVVRALSDFVEIESQDKVQLSVSADTDLGTIYSVTVPVRRVKPEYQEMDEFGTITNVEYKDTGESSGSVDVRFDFYVADESS from the exons ATGGCGATTTCCGGCGATCTCAGAGTCTCTGCAACACTTCCTCTCTATCGCTCCCACTCGCCTCCACTTCGAACCTCTTCTCTCCCTTCCCCCAAG GTAGATTTTCATCCTTTCTTGAAAGGGGCATGTAGCATCTCTGAATTCACCCCAAAATGCCCTTGCCTAACAATTGTACGATGCAATAAGCGTGGGTATTGCAAGCCAGTTTCTGCGGTCTTTGGAGGTCCTAAATTTACATCAGATTCTGTTAGCCAAGAAGCCGAGAACTTTCTCCTTGACGCTGTTAAAATGAACTTCTTTGAGCGGTTAAATTTGGCTTGGAAGATAATTTTCCCATCGGCAACATCTAGGAAAACCTCCAATGCTAGGATTGCCAAGCAACGCTTGAAGATGATTTTGTTCTCTGATCGGTGTGAAGTAAGTGATGAGGCAAAGCGAAAAATTGTAAGCAATGTTGTGCGTGCTCTATCAGATTTTGTGGAAATAGAATCACAGGATAAAGTTCAGCTGAGTGTCTCTGCTGATACAGATCTTGGAACTATTTACTCTGTCACTGTCCCTGTACGGCGGGTTAAGCCAGAATATCAAGAAATGGATGAATTTGGGACAATAACAAATGTTGAGTATAAGGACACTGGAGAGAGTTCTGGTTCTGTTGATGTTAGATTTGATTTCTATGTTGCAGACGAaagttcttga